A region of Plasmodium falciparum 3D7 genome assembly, chromosome: 12 DNA encodes the following proteins:
- a CDS encoding protein farnesyltransferase subunit alpha, producing the protein MENRCLYAYKKKFGVSYPEHLDDEQFEPLNNVMLNMMEQKNFVIEIKDLEEDAKKYLIDEKGDIKNKEKISLINTYYSDRERMLFCLLSSLIEKKEYSFEGYIICSYVIKMNSSYYSAWVYRRKCLKKLNLNLLNDLKFTKYIISDNIKSFQSWFHRRWLIEYIYKMNYRKKNNQRNNECNYNIYIEEGKNIDNKNENLNEYNIDMENNYISSFDDEKNFISSEEEMNSNSSYNIHDNFYNDDDGFISNCDDTDFEEGQENNRNNIYIYEELGNIINNNIFFKNSLLPNEIINIDNFLYEELLYNNCDIFIDMKNYNSWATKTWLIDKFNILQNEYICKKHNIILHEFCFINYLLTIDIYNNSLWVYRYFILNKLSYFHDLAKMQKEIYFCFTYANQFYDNQAIFNYFIHMVFLYIKLYQNASQIKQKNTELNIQCEKKEETYKHDERNIFQIPLVNYIKNELIKIQHKSKFVLVFLSQLYSYNGSYDDEIECYRYLQKYDDFNEHVWKDRIECVQKRLKI; encoded by the exons ATGGAAAATCGATGCTTGTATGCATATAAGAAAAAGTTCGGTGTGAGTTATCCTGAACATTTGGATGACGAACAGTTCGAACCTTTGAATAATGTTATGTTAAATATGATGGAACAGAAAAATTTTGttatagaaataaaagatTTAGAAGAAGATGCtaagaaatatttaattgATGAGAAGggtgatataaaaaataaagaaaagattagtttaataaatacatattatagtGATAGGGAAAGGATGTTATTTTGCTTGTTATCATCcttaatagaaaaaaaagaatattcttTTGaaggatatattatatgtagttatgttataaaaatgaattctTCTTATTATAGTGCATGGGTGTACAGAAGAAAATGtttaaagaaattaaatttaaatctattgaatgatttaaaatttacaaaatacattataagtgataatattaaaagttTTCAGAGCTGGTTCCATAGAAGATGGCTAATcgagtatatatataaaatgaattatagaaaaaaaaataaccaaAGAAATAATGaatgtaattataatatctATATTGAGGAGGggaaaaatatagataataaaaatgaaaatttaaatgaatataatatagatatggaaaataattatatatcttcATTCGATGATGAAAAGAATTTTATAAGTTCAGAAGAAGAAATGAACAGTAAtagttcatataatatacatgataatttttataatgatgatgatggttTTATAAGTAATTGTGATGATACGGATTTTGAAGAAGGACAAgaaaataatagaaataatatatatatttatgaagaattaggaaatattattaataataatatattctttaaaaattctttattaccaaatgaaataattaatatagataattttttatatgaagaattattatataataattgtgatatatttattgatatgaaaaattataattcttGGGCTACTAAAACATGGCTTATagataaatttaatattttacaaaatgaatatatatgtaaaaaacataatattatattacatgaattttgttttattaattatttattaactattgatatatataataattcattgTGGGTATATAGATATTTTATACTTAACAAATTAAGTTATTTTCATGATTTAGCAAAAATGCAGAAAGAAATTTATTTCTGTTTTACATATGCAAATCAATTTTATGATAACCAAgctatttttaattatttcattcatatggtttttttatatattaagttATATCAAAATGCCAGccaaataaaacaaaaaaatacagaattaaatatacaatgtgagaaaaaagaagaaacatataaacatgACGAGAGAAATATTTTCCAAATTCCTCTTGTTAACTACATTAAAAATGAACTAATAAAAATTCAGCACAAATCAAAATTTGTTCTAGTCTTCCTTTCACAACTTTATTCTTACAACGGATcttatgatgatgaaataGAG TGTTATAGGTATCTACAAAAGTATGACGATTTTAACGAACATGTGTGGAAAGATAGAATAGAATGTGTTCAAAAAAggttaaaaatatga
- a CDS encoding 40S ribosomal protein S17, putative: protein MGRVRTKTIKRAARQIVEKYYAKLTLDFQINKKITEEVAIIPSKRMKNKVAGFVTHLMKRIQKGPVRGISLKLQEEERERRLDFVPEKSQIDVSVIYVEPDTLRMIKSLGINISNMKVHNPMINTNQQKQNRMNNQF, encoded by the exons ATg GGAAGAGTCAGGACTAAAACTATTAAAAGAGCCGCAAGGCAAATTGTAGAAAAGTACTATGCCAAATTAACTCTAGATTTTCAAATTAACAAAAAGATAACAGAGGAAGTAGCCATAATTCCCTCAAAgagaatgaaaaataaagttGCTGGTTTTGTTACTCActtaatgaaaagaatacAAAAGGGACCTGTACGTGGTATTAGTTTGAAATTACAAGAAGAAGAAAGAGAAAGACGTTTAGATTTTGTCCCAGAAAAATCACAAATTGATGTTAGCGTAATTTATGTAGAACCTGATACATTACGTATGATCAAATCCTTGGGTATAAATATTAGCAACATGAAAGTACATAATCCCATGATTAACACTAACcaacaaaaacaaaacagAATGAATAAccaattttaa